One window of Streptomyces sp. SUK 48 genomic DNA carries:
- a CDS encoding VWA domain-containing protein, whose protein sequence is MIRRQRLAVGVCALLAALTAGLTFPTAAAADETAQAAPKVELVLDVSGSMRTRDIDGGTRMAAAKQAFDDVLDATPQDVELGIRTLGANYPGNDRKEGCKDTAQLYPVGPLDRTDAKTAVATLQPTGWTPIGPALLKAAGDLDGGSGTRRIVLISDGEDTCQPLDPCEVAREIAAKGIGLTIDTLGLVPDSKTRDQLSCIADATGGTYTSVQHKEELTDRVGQLVHRAADPVVTPVATSGAGQCTSAPALKSGLYTDRAAFGQQRWYKVDVKPGQELRASVSVADDRAVNPSYGVLLRAVTAKGREIVRGEAAGTGRTDMISTGLRYPKPASDDDNAPAETVCLEVAHSFSAPAGVKSTPGLPLELTVDVVNGPHQAHDVASFGLGRGWWLLGTLVLVGFLAGVLWGWLSRWRVAIWRTN, encoded by the coding sequence ATGATCAGAAGACAACGGCTGGCGGTAGGGGTGTGCGCCCTGCTCGCCGCGCTGACCGCCGGGCTCACGTTCCCGACAGCGGCGGCCGCCGACGAGACGGCGCAGGCCGCTCCGAAGGTCGAACTGGTGCTGGACGTCAGCGGATCCATGCGGACCCGGGACATCGACGGCGGCACCCGGATGGCGGCGGCGAAGCAGGCGTTCGACGATGTGCTCGACGCGACCCCGCAGGACGTGGAACTGGGTATCCGCACGCTCGGCGCCAACTACCCCGGCAACGACCGCAAGGAGGGCTGCAAGGACACCGCGCAGCTGTACCCGGTCGGCCCGCTGGACCGGACCGACGCGAAGACCGCGGTGGCGACGCTGCAGCCGACCGGCTGGACGCCGATCGGGCCCGCGCTGCTGAAGGCTGCGGGCGATCTCGACGGTGGTTCCGGTACCCGCCGGATCGTGCTGATCAGCGACGGCGAGGACACCTGCCAGCCGCTGGACCCGTGCGAGGTGGCCCGGGAGATAGCCGCGAAGGGCATCGGCCTGACCATCGACACGCTCGGCCTGGTGCCCGACTCCAAGACCCGTGACCAGCTCAGCTGCATCGCGGACGCGACCGGCGGCACCTACACCTCCGTGCAGCACAAGGAGGAACTGACCGACCGTGTCGGCCAGTTGGTGCACCGGGCGGCCGATCCGGTGGTGACGCCGGTGGCCACCTCGGGTGCCGGGCAGTGCACGAGCGCGCCAGCGCTGAAGTCCGGTCTGTACACCGACCGCGCGGCCTTCGGGCAGCAGCGCTGGTACAAGGTCGACGTCAAGCCCGGCCAGGAGCTGCGGGCCTCGGTGAGCGTCGCGGACGACCGGGCCGTGAACCCCTCCTACGGGGTGTTGCTGCGGGCGGTGACCGCCAAGGGGCGGGAGATCGTCCGCGGTGAGGCGGCCGGTACCGGGCGCACCGACATGATTTCCACCGGGCTGCGCTACCCGAAGCCGGCGAGCGACGACGACAACGCGCCGGCGGAGACGGTGTGCCTGGAGGTCGCGCACTCCTTCTCGGCGCCCGCGGGCGTGAAGAGCACGCCGGGTCTGCCGCTGGAGCTGACCGTGGACGTGGTGAACGGTCCCCACCAGGCGCACGACGTGGCCTCGTTCGGACTCGGCCGCGGCTGGTGGCTGCTGGGCACGCTGGTGCTCGTCGGCTTCCTCGCGGGAGTGCTGTGGGGCTGGCTGTCGCGCTGGCGCGTCGCGATCTGGAGGACCAACTGA
- a CDS encoding winged helix-turn-helix transcriptional regulator, translated as MPPRRSYDQYCSAARALDLVGDRWTLLIVRELLAGPRRYTDLHADLPGVSTDVLASRLKDMERDGLATRRRLPPPGPATVYELTERGRGLLPVLQAFGAWGEAELGERRPTDAVRAHWFALPLLRALEGLGARGLVEVRLEEGDFHVHAGKEAADTAPVYGDGPAPAPADARLTLTTPVSEAVARGTLSLAAALRAGDIGVEGEGPVAKALRKG; from the coding sequence ATGCCACCTCGCCGAAGCTACGACCAGTACTGCTCCGCGGCCCGTGCGCTCGACCTCGTCGGGGACCGCTGGACCCTGCTGATCGTCCGGGAACTGCTCGCCGGCCCGCGTCGCTACACCGATCTGCACGCGGACCTGCCCGGCGTGAGCACCGACGTCCTCGCCTCCCGGCTCAAGGACATGGAGCGCGACGGTCTGGCCACCCGGCGCCGGCTGCCGCCCCCCGGCCCGGCCACGGTCTACGAACTCACCGAGCGCGGGCGCGGGTTGCTGCCCGTCCTCCAGGCGTTCGGCGCCTGGGGCGAGGCCGAACTCGGCGAGCGCCGCCCGACGGACGCGGTCCGCGCCCACTGGTTCGCCCTGCCGCTGCTGCGCGCGCTGGAGGGACTCGGCGCGCGGGGACTGGTCGAAGTCCGGTTGGAGGAGGGCGACTTCCACGTCCACGCGGGCAAGGAGGCGGCGGACACGGCACCGGTGTACGGCGACGGGCCCGCCCCCGCCCCCGCGGACGCGCGCCTGACCCTGACGACCCCGGTCTCCGAGGCCGTGGCCCGCGGCACCCTCTCCCTCGCGGCGGCCCTGCGCGCCGGGGACATCGGGGTGGAGGGCGAAGGGCCGGTGGCGAAGGCGCTGCGCAAGGGATGA